One segment of Leptodactylus fuscus isolate aLepFus1 chromosome 7, aLepFus1.hap2, whole genome shotgun sequence DNA contains the following:
- the LOC142212533 gene encoding interferon-induced transmembrane protein 5-like — translation MDTSYPREDIFMNHPNKPDNAHTVVDIGAPTGPRDHLLWSVCNTVYLNLFCLGFMALVYSVKARDQKVQGNELAARRYGRKARCYNILATVWNITLPALILALVITGIFHLSQVVNASLDLFSLRGYMGSTDDDN, via the exons ATGGACACCTCCTACCCCCGTGAAGATATTTTCATGAACCACCCCAACAAGCCAGATAATGCCCACACCGTGGTGGACATTGGGGCGCCCACAGGTCCTAGAGATCACCTGCTGTGGTCCGTGTGTAATACCGTGTACCTCAACCTCTTCTGCCTCGGATTTATGGCATtggtctactctgtcaag GCACGAGACCAGAAGGTCCAGGGGAACGAGCTGGCGGCTCGGCGCTATGGTCGGAAGGCCCGATGCTACAATATACTGGCCACAGTGTGGAATATTACTCTGCCCGCTTTGATCCTGGCTCTGGTGATCACAGGCATTTTTCACCTGTCACAGGTTGTCAATGCTTCCCTTGACCTCTTCAGTCTTCGAGGCTACATGGGCAGTACCGATGATGACAACTGA